In a genomic window of Polycladomyces abyssicola:
- the larE gene encoding ATP-dependent sacrificial sulfur transferase LarE, with translation MDVRDKNERLGHLLKEMNHVVVAFSGGVDSTFLLARAQEELGERCLAVTASSDTFPKREFDAAVALARQLGVRHETLHVEELTNEAFAANNLDRCFHCKDGLYSRLQAIAARYANAVIVDGSHADDVGDYRPGMQATRRWGVRSPLMEVGLTKKEIRLLSKEMGLPTWNKPSFACLSSRIPYGTRITREKISQLDQAEIFLLELGFTQVRVRHHEMIARIEVLPEEMPLVLHHTAAITDFFRSLGFVYTTLDLAGYRSGSMNIARNQAGETL, from the coding sequence TTGGACGTTCGCGACAAAAATGAGCGTTTGGGACATCTGCTCAAAGAGATGAATCACGTGGTCGTGGCTTTTTCAGGGGGTGTGGACAGCACATTTTTGCTGGCCAGGGCACAAGAGGAGCTGGGGGAACGCTGTCTGGCCGTAACCGCTTCGTCCGACACGTTTCCAAAAAGGGAATTCGATGCGGCCGTAGCATTAGCCCGTCAATTGGGGGTTCGCCACGAAACACTTCACGTGGAAGAGTTGACCAACGAAGCGTTTGCCGCCAACAACTTGGATCGTTGTTTCCACTGCAAAGACGGATTATACAGTCGCCTGCAGGCCATTGCCGCCCGTTATGCCAACGCAGTCATAGTAGACGGTAGCCATGCGGATGATGTTGGGGATTATCGCCCCGGTATGCAGGCAACACGCCGGTGGGGTGTCAGAAGCCCGTTGATGGAAGTCGGGTTAACCAAGAAGGAGATTCGTCTGCTTTCCAAAGAGATGGGATTGCCGACCTGGAACAAGCCTTCGTTCGCTTGCCTTTCCTCCCGCATTCCCTATGGTACGCGGATTACACGCGAAAAAATCTCACAATTGGACCAAGCCGAAATCTTTTTGTTGGAGCTGGGATTCACGCAAGTCCGTGTGCGCCATCACGAAATGATCGCCAGGATCGAGGTGTTGCCGGAAGAAATGCCGCTTGTACTTCACCACACTGCTGCCATCACCGACTTCTTCCGCTCGCTGGGTTTTGTGTATACCACGTTGGATTTGGCCGGATACAGAAGCGGCAGTATGAATATCGCACGGAATCAGGCGGGTGAAACCCTGTGA
- the lipA gene encoding lipoyl synthase — protein MKHERKPEWLKVKLSTGENYQELKRMMRSKTLHTVCEEARCPNIYECWANRTATFMILGDICTRACRFCAVKTGLPTELDWQEPERVAEAVEQMGVKHAVVTSVARDDLKDGGAAIFAATIKAIRKRNPFTSVEVLIPDFQGNWDALKVVMDARPDILNHNIETVRSRSDRVRSKAKYDRSLELLRRAKEMQPDIPTKSSIMVGVGEEYHEILKAMDDLRAVNVDILTIGQYLQPTKKHLKIHRYYTPEEFQQLKEEGLKRGFSHVESGPLVRSSYHAHEQVQSAEKRMAQ, from the coding sequence ATGAAACACGAACGGAAGCCGGAATGGCTGAAAGTTAAATTATCCACCGGAGAAAACTATCAGGAATTGAAACGGATGATGCGGAGCAAGACGCTCCATACCGTTTGCGAAGAAGCACGCTGTCCCAACATATACGAATGCTGGGCCAATCGGACAGCTACATTTATGATCTTGGGCGATATCTGCACCCGTGCCTGCCGTTTTTGCGCTGTGAAGACGGGATTACCGACCGAGCTGGACTGGCAGGAGCCGGAACGTGTGGCTGAAGCGGTTGAGCAAATGGGCGTCAAGCACGCCGTTGTTACTTCGGTTGCACGGGATGATCTGAAAGACGGGGGTGCCGCCATTTTCGCGGCCACCATCAAGGCGATCCGCAAACGCAATCCGTTTACCAGCGTAGAGGTATTGATCCCGGACTTCCAGGGTAACTGGGATGCATTAAAAGTGGTGATGGATGCACGTCCGGACATTTTGAACCACAATATCGAAACGGTGCGGAGCCGTTCGGACCGTGTCCGCTCTAAAGCGAAATATGACCGTTCCTTGGAGCTGTTGCGTCGGGCAAAAGAAATGCAGCCGGATATTCCGACCAAATCCAGCATCATGGTGGGTGTCGGTGAAGAGTATCACGAGATTTTGAAGGCCATGGACGATTTGCGGGCAGTTAATGTGGACATCTTGACCATCGGCCAGTATTTGCAACCGACCAAAAAACACCTGAAGATCCACCGGTATTACACGCCGGAGGAGTTCCAGCAACTGAAGGAAGAAGGGCTGAAACGGGGCTTCTCCCATGTGGAATCCGGGCCGTTGGTCCGCAGTTCGTACCATGCGCACGAGCAAGTGCAATCTGCCGAAAAACGCATGGCGCAATAA
- a CDS encoding YhcN/YlaJ family sporulation lipoprotein, producing the protein MKRRLILGFCAFLFLMTGCMQARMPERNLDESLYQNRQNTRPYDYVGNRDASRYQMHGGSNQIGYIHYDESQFRNADGTTVKGPSVYVDRTILARHIAHLETVLPNVKAASVLVTDNHVFVGVQTKTGRLDRKTLHDAWRTAASVTPRYFRIHVTSDTRLRNQIDRVGMRLKRGNYVEGARGDLEQLLDRMGDKTPPDVGGAGRSTRAGGPGGV; encoded by the coding sequence ATGAAAAGACGCCTGATTTTGGGCTTTTGCGCTTTTCTTTTTCTGATGACAGGATGCATGCAGGCGAGAATGCCGGAGCGCAATCTGGATGAGTCGTTGTATCAAAACAGACAGAACACGCGCCCATATGATTACGTTGGGAATCGAGACGCGAGCCGCTATCAAATGCACGGCGGATCCAACCAGATCGGTTATATCCACTATGATGAATCCCAATTCCGGAATGCGGACGGAACAACTGTCAAGGGTCCCAGCGTTTATGTGGACCGGACGATCTTGGCGCGACACATCGCCCATCTGGAGACGGTACTCCCCAATGTAAAAGCAGCTTCCGTCTTAGTCACGGACAATCACGTTTTTGTCGGTGTTCAGACCAAAACGGGCCGGTTGGACCGGAAAACACTGCATGACGCCTGGAGAACGGCGGCCAGCGTCACGCCCCGATATTTCCGGATTCACGTGACCAGCGATACCCGTTTGCGGAACCAAATCGACCGGGTCGGGATGCGGTTGAAAAGGGGCAATTATGTCGAGGGTGCACGCGGTGATCTGGAACAACTGTTGGATCGTATGGGAGACAAAACGCCTCCCGATGTGGGAGGAGCCGGACGTTCTACCCGCGCGGGAGGACCCGGTGGTGTCTGA
- a CDS encoding YutD family protein, which translates to METISIQGKEYELITNHKNGWNPEAFRKRYSDILGKYDYIVGDWGYGQLRLKGFFSDHHPKATNDSKISYLEEYLNEYCNFGCAYFVLRCVNNKRHYTKSRKGKQRERRVYEKR; encoded by the coding sequence ATGGAAACTATTTCTATACAGGGAAAAGAATATGAATTGATCACGAATCACAAAAACGGGTGGAATCCGGAGGCGTTTCGCAAGCGGTACAGCGATATTCTGGGGAAATACGACTACATCGTGGGAGATTGGGGATATGGTCAGTTAAGGTTGAAGGGCTTTTTTTCCGACCATCACCCCAAAGCGACCAACGATAGTAAAATCAGCTATTTGGAGGAATACCTGAACGAATACTGCAATTTCGGGTGTGCGTATTTCGTGTTGCGTTGCGTCAACAACAAACGTCACTATACCAAATCGCGGAAAGGAAAACAACGTGAACGACGCGTATACGAAAAGCGGTGA
- a CDS encoding DUF3055 domain-containing protein gives MMTQENWMFLYDDKEETRTRFVSFVGDTNRFDLAIIQTDRFYGKLLVLNLQSNKFAIIGPDDLKEPGYLEHVYGLSEAEAKELEQFLWSMIG, from the coding sequence ATGATGACACAAGAGAATTGGATGTTTTTATATGACGATAAGGAAGAGACGCGTACCCGGTTCGTCAGCTTTGTCGGTGATACCAACCGTTTCGACTTGGCGATCATTCAGACCGATCGATTTTACGGTAAGCTGTTGGTTTTGAACCTTCAATCCAACAAATTCGCCATCATCGGTCCAGACGACTTGAAGGAACCCGGTTATCTGGAACACGTATACGGTTTGTCGGAAGCGGAAGCGAAGGAGTTGGAGCAATTCCTTTGGTCCATGATCGGTTGA
- a CDS encoding MerR family transcriptional regulator, whose protein sequence is MSKPATISTREAAERLHVHARTIRKWIDVFAEYIRPEWNDRGHYVLTEESFNRLADIQERLQQQPNKSMRQVRLELYKEGKLKPEQPPASTQDAKKDKVAPFLNAEKALQHMMKHMENIGEMVSELYERLERMEEHTYSLFDAIEELDNKFTTMTYEYAPANDVHLMFDEIRKKQDQLRIELRNLSFNNRLAAASEESQFVPRRQKKSARFLGIF, encoded by the coding sequence ATGTCTAAGCCAGCCACGATATCCACCCGGGAAGCTGCCGAGCGTCTTCACGTCCATGCCCGTACGATCCGCAAATGGATCGACGTCTTCGCCGAATACATTCGCCCGGAGTGGAACGACCGGGGCCATTACGTGCTGACTGAAGAAAGTTTTAACCGCTTGGCGGATATACAAGAACGCTTGCAGCAGCAACCCAACAAGTCCATGCGCCAAGTGCGGTTGGAATTGTATAAAGAGGGGAAATTGAAGCCGGAACAGCCACCCGCGTCCACTCAAGACGCAAAAAAAGACAAAGTGGCGCCGTTTCTCAACGCGGAAAAAGCATTGCAACACATGATGAAACATATGGAAAATATCGGAGAAATGGTGTCGGAGCTGTACGAACGGTTGGAACGGATGGAGGAACACACATACAGCTTGTTTGACGCCATCGAAGAGCTGGACAATAAATTCACCACGATGACCTATGAGTATGCTCCCGCCAACGACGTACATCTCATGTTTGACGAAATCCGTAAAAAGCAGGACCAACTGCGCATCGAGCTTCGAAACCTCTCTTTCAACAATCGCTTGGCGGCCGCTTCGGAAGAAAGCCAGTTCGTGCCGCGGAGACAAAAGAAAAGCGCACGTTTTTTGGGCATATTCTGA
- a CDS encoding GNAT family N-acetyltransferase — translation MWRSMFELRRLYVKPDVQRQGVGRRLLEAVIQAGRIKSMYAWVEQKNEIGRAFYARRGFVKVNERKEDFLGTVTVVEKWVWRCQKTASAFGTDGPPR, via the coding sequence ATGTGGAGAAGCATGTTCGAACTGAGAAGATTGTATGTGAAGCCGGATGTCCAACGGCAGGGCGTCGGGCGTCGATTGTTGGAAGCGGTCATTCAAGCGGGACGGATCAAAAGCATGTATGCTTGGGTGGAACAAAAAAACGAAATCGGCCGCGCTTTTTATGCGCGGCGAGGATTCGTCAAAGTGAACGAGCGGAAGGAGGACTTTTTGGGAACGGTCACGGTGGTGGAGAAGTGGGTGTGGCGGTGTCAAAAAACTGCCTCAGCTTTCGGCACAGATGGTCCACCTCGTTGA
- a CDS encoding HIT family protein encodes MSPLTGIAANHVEIRECITFSERREVNWAPQPPTALFAGNIGVKLFSHLEKIAENDLALLYHAPLEKQPEPSIYLGHLIVESRRHTTGWDKLMEKEAAAIGQMISRAARALKSLVQAEHIYVFGIGHNVPHLHVHVIPRYPGTPQEYWGIRVTEWDTAPRGGINEVDHLCRKLRQFFDTATPTSPPP; translated from the coding sequence GTGAGTCCGTTGACAGGTATTGCAGCTAACCATGTGGAAATCAGAGAATGCATTACCTTTTCCGAGCGGAGGGAAGTGAATTGGGCACCACAGCCGCCGACTGCTTTATTTGCCGGAAACATCGGGGTGAAACTGTTCTCCCATCTGGAAAAGATCGCGGAAAATGACCTTGCATTACTCTACCACGCTCCTTTGGAAAAACAACCGGAACCTTCGATCTATCTGGGTCACTTGATCGTGGAGTCCCGACGACACACGACGGGATGGGATAAACTAATGGAAAAGGAAGCTGCCGCCATCGGCCAAATGATATCACGAGCCGCCCGTGCACTCAAATCACTGGTTCAAGCCGAACATATCTATGTATTCGGCATCGGACACAACGTCCCTCATCTGCATGTTCACGTCATTCCCCGTTATCCCGGAACGCCGCAGGAATATTGGGGGATTCGTGTCACCGAGTGGGACACCGCCCCCCGCGGCGGGATCAACGAGGTGGACCATCTGTGCCGAAAGCTGAGGCAGTTTTTTGACACCGCCACACCCACTTCTCCACCACCGTGA
- a CDS encoding spore coat protein has protein sequence MQPPYGQQTPTRGTQQNQPQQSTGLPQVKGPELNDRDRLNDILSTEKYLTTAYNIAVNEASTQQLYQVQMQMLTELHQCQRDLFNLMSQKGWYKTDPAPAQQVTQTAQQFANYRTQFPYA, from the coding sequence ATGCAACCACCATACGGACAACAAACACCCACGCGGGGGACTCAGCAAAACCAACCTCAGCAATCGACCGGATTGCCCCAGGTCAAAGGGCCGGAATTGAACGACCGTGATCGGCTCAACGACATCCTGTCAACTGAGAAATACTTGACGACAGCCTACAACATCGCGGTGAACGAAGCCAGTACTCAACAATTGTATCAAGTTCAGATGCAGATGTTGACAGAACTGCATCAGTGCCAACGCGATCTGTTTAATCTGATGAGTCAAAAGGGTTGGTACAAAACCGATCCCGCCCCGGCGCAACAAGTAACGCAGACGGCACAACAATTTGCCAACTACCGGACACAGTTTCCATATGCGTAA
- a CDS encoding manganese efflux pump: MHPLLPLIALSFAANVDNVGVGITYGLGNKQIPYAALLLVAVIGGFASGTADWLSSWLRPVLPGFLLGWMAGFTMLIIGLRSYWAARVRITRYATLLEKEWWFLALGLSLNNLGIGLTGGLLGYAPTFFGLVLGGFSGILLWAGCMLGARVRRIFHPGPWLQYISGSALILLGLYQIITS, from the coding sequence ATGCATCCGTTATTGCCGTTAATCGCGCTTTCATTCGCCGCCAATGTGGACAATGTCGGAGTAGGCATCACATACGGTTTGGGTAACAAGCAGATTCCGTATGCGGCACTGTTGTTGGTGGCCGTCATAGGAGGATTCGCTTCGGGTACTGCCGATTGGCTCAGTTCCTGGTTACGTCCCGTTCTCCCCGGTTTTTTGCTGGGGTGGATGGCAGGTTTCACCATGCTGATTATCGGCCTGCGATCGTACTGGGCCGCCCGGGTCCGCATCACCCGTTACGCCACCCTGTTGGAAAAGGAATGGTGGTTTTTGGCCCTGGGGTTGTCTTTGAACAACCTCGGGATCGGATTGACCGGCGGGCTGCTCGGTTACGCCCCCACTTTCTTCGGCCTGGTTTTAGGCGGATTCAGCGGTATTCTTCTCTGGGCGGGCTGTATGCTGGGCGCCCGGGTCCGCCGGATTTTTCACCCCGGCCCGTGGCTTCAATATATCAGTGGCAGCGCTTTGATCCTGCTAGGATTATACCAAATCATCACCTCATGA
- a CDS encoding DUF86 domain-containing protein, translating to MIYDVNTERIERQLTYLQTCIDVIARIDEHPKEKWIQDPIRVFALSRAYHIAVECIIDVGSLLIDGFVMRDPGGYLDIVDILTDEEVIPAEQADTMKALVLFRDRLVRHYDTLAPADLAVHLDKREIMASFIHWVRSYLTRELGESY from the coding sequence ATGATTTATGACGTCAATACGGAAAGAATCGAACGGCAGTTGACCTATCTGCAAACCTGCATCGACGTGATCGCCCGCATCGACGAACACCCCAAGGAGAAGTGGATACAAGACCCTATTCGCGTGTTTGCTCTGTCCCGTGCCTATCATATCGCGGTGGAATGCATCATCGACGTGGGTAGTCTGCTGATCGACGGATTTGTTATGCGCGATCCCGGTGGGTATCTGGATATCGTGGACATTTTGACTGACGAAGAGGTAATTCCTGCGGAACAGGCGGATACGATGAAAGCGCTGGTTCTCTTCCGGGATCGATTGGTCCGCCATTACGACACGTTGGCACCTGCGGACTTGGCGGTGCATCTGGATAAACGGGAGATCATGGCTTCCTTCATCCACTGGGTGCGTTCGTATTTGACGCGGGAACTGGGGGAAAGTTACTGA
- a CDS encoding helix-turn-helix transcriptional regulator codes for MTSTREQILHLLKTDGPMTVSDLAEKLDITEMAVRRHLNTLERDQMIGSRLLRQAMGRPTSQFYLTDKADEYFPKNYHTFALSLLEDIEETEGPEAVERLFERRKDRLTKEFQDAFRGKTWEEQVKTLAKLQDEKGYMVRLEKRSDGSYELTELNCPIAQVANRYQQACACEIGWFRNMLDADVDRTECKAKGGQHCVYVIKPKNN; via the coding sequence ATGACCTCCACTCGGGAGCAGATATTGCATCTGCTCAAAACGGATGGACCGATGACGGTCAGTGATTTGGCTGAAAAACTGGACATCACGGAGATGGCGGTACGGCGCCACCTCAACACGTTGGAACGGGATCAGATGATTGGTTCCCGTCTGTTGCGCCAGGCGATGGGGCGTCCGACCAGCCAATTTTATCTGACAGATAAAGCGGATGAATATTTCCCAAAAAACTATCATACCTTTGCACTCAGTCTGTTGGAGGACATCGAGGAGACGGAAGGTCCGGAAGCAGTTGAGCGGTTGTTTGAACGGCGCAAGGACCGTTTGACAAAAGAGTTTCAAGATGCTTTTCGGGGTAAAACGTGGGAGGAGCAGGTCAAAACACTCGCTAAACTGCAGGATGAAAAGGGCTATATGGTTCGGCTGGAAAAGCGGTCAGACGGTTCCTACGAGTTGACGGAGCTCAACTGTCCGATCGCGCAGGTGGCAAATCGGTACCAACAGGCTTGCGCTTGTGAAATCGGGTGGTTCCGCAATATGTTGGATGCGGATGTGGATCGGACAGAATGCAAGGCCAAAGGCGGGCAACATTGTGTCTATGTGATCAAGCCCAAAAACAATTGA
- a CDS encoding class I SAM-dependent methyltransferase: MSQWYEESFGEDYLLVYRHRSKSSAKKEVRAITRWLDLRPGQHVLDLCCGTGRHSIALAEEGLHVSGIDLSETLLKHAREESAGRNIRYVRGDMRELPFEDGSFDVVVNLFTSFGYFETDADNQKVLHEIARVLRSGGAFLIDFLNRQSVQSRLVPVSEREQNGLHIREERRIDGDFVRKTITITAPDGHRRQYHERVKMYTYEQMRDMLAQSGLRVEDAKGDFEGNPYTSESPRMILMGRGN; the protein is encoded by the coding sequence ATGTCTCAATGGTACGAAGAAAGTTTCGGGGAAGATTACCTGCTGGTGTATCGCCATCGCAGTAAATCATCCGCAAAAAAAGAAGTGCGGGCGATCACCCGGTGGTTGGACCTGAGACCGGGTCAACACGTATTGGATTTGTGTTGCGGCACGGGACGTCACTCCATCGCGCTGGCAGAGGAGGGATTGCACGTCTCAGGAATCGATTTGTCCGAGACACTGTTGAAACACGCACGGGAAGAATCAGCAGGTCGGAACATTCGGTATGTTCGCGGCGACATGCGGGAATTGCCCTTTGAAGACGGGTCTTTTGACGTGGTCGTTAACTTGTTTACTTCCTTTGGTTATTTTGAAACGGATGCGGACAACCAAAAGGTATTGCACGAAATCGCACGTGTACTACGGTCTGGCGGCGCGTTTCTGATTGATTTTCTCAATCGTCAATCGGTGCAATCTCGCTTGGTTCCTGTCAGTGAGCGGGAGCAAAACGGTTTGCACATCCGGGAGGAACGTCGCATTGACGGTGATTTCGTACGGAAAACGATCACCATCACGGCTCCTGACGGGCATCGCCGTCAATACCATGAACGCGTCAAAATGTACACGTATGAACAAATGCGGGATATGCTGGCACAATCCGGTTTGCGGGTGGAGGATGCCAAGGGGGATTTTGAAGGCAATCCGTATACGTCGGAAAGTCCGCGCATGATTTTGATGGGACGTGGTAACTGA
- a CDS encoding TIGR01457 family HAD-type hydrolase yields the protein MKTYQAYLLDLDGTLYRGKEVIPGALEFVRWLKDSGRDFLYFTNNSSRTPEQVAEKLRAFGFPAEPDQVMTSSIATARFLQEQLKGTAQSVYAIGEVGLITALREAGFRFDEDRPDAVVVGIDRDFHYEKMKKACLAIRNGARFIGTNGDKALPTEEGLLPGNGSLCAAIATATGVDPVFVGKPEPFMVHYALERLGSKPEETLVVGDNLMTDIQAGAVGGIDTLLVYTGVTTREQTAASDIRPTYEVDNLLQWIQKEAASR from the coding sequence ATGAAAACCTATCAGGCCTATCTACTGGATTTGGACGGCACACTGTACCGCGGGAAGGAAGTGATTCCGGGAGCGCTGGAATTTGTACGCTGGTTAAAAGACAGCGGCCGTGATTTCCTTTATTTTACAAACAACTCATCCCGTACTCCGGAACAAGTGGCGGAAAAACTGAGAGCGTTTGGATTTCCGGCGGAGCCGGATCAGGTGATGACGTCATCGATCGCCACCGCCCGCTTTTTGCAGGAGCAATTGAAGGGAACGGCGCAATCCGTCTATGCCATCGGCGAAGTGGGTTTGATCACGGCTCTGCGTGAAGCCGGTTTCCGTTTCGATGAAGACCGGCCCGATGCAGTCGTGGTCGGCATCGACCGGGATTTTCACTATGAAAAAATGAAAAAGGCTTGTTTGGCGATTCGCAATGGCGCCCGGTTCATCGGAACCAACGGAGATAAAGCGTTGCCGACGGAAGAAGGACTGTTGCCCGGCAACGGATCATTGTGTGCGGCGATCGCGACTGCCACAGGGGTCGACCCCGTCTTTGTTGGAAAACCCGAGCCGTTTATGGTTCATTACGCACTGGAACGATTGGGAAGCAAACCGGAAGAAACGTTGGTGGTGGGAGACAATCTGATGACTGACATCCAGGCAGGAGCGGTCGGCGGAATCGACACGCTGCTGGTTTATACCGGTGTTACCACCCGGGAACAAACGGCGGCATCCGATATCCGGCCAACCTATGAAGTGGACAACCTGCTGCAATGGATACAGAAGGAGGCAGCCAGCCGATGA
- a CDS encoding MBL fold metallo-hydrolase encodes MNKWEDITQVSLPLPFALKIIHAYVVTGTDGITLIDTGLHIGEDLDTWEQARQEMGWEWKDVEKIVLTHYHPDHYGLAGTLQKKTGAPVYMSKTDAEQALLFWREDSDQPETMARFYAKHGLDEEWVKQMPDHLRNFRRWVEPHPQPTYIAGGETVRLGNRSYEVLHTPGHADGHLSFYDPEREWLIGGDFLLPKITPNISLWPGCDPNPLRSYLTTLDRMNDLPVKKVFPSHGPVFDHYRKRIEELKAHHAARLNEMLEFVKEGPKTAKEVCDFIFGSNLSIHNLRFALSETLAHLEYLRDEGMLQLAEEKGRFYYMHA; translated from the coding sequence ATGAACAAATGGGAGGATATCACGCAAGTTTCTCTGCCGTTGCCGTTCGCGTTGAAAATCATTCACGCGTATGTGGTGACAGGGACTGACGGGATTACATTGATTGACACAGGACTTCACATCGGGGAAGACTTGGATACTTGGGAACAAGCACGGCAGGAAATGGGATGGGAATGGAAAGATGTAGAAAAAATCGTGCTGACGCATTATCATCCGGATCATTACGGGTTGGCCGGCACATTGCAGAAAAAGACAGGAGCACCCGTATACATGTCCAAGACGGATGCCGAGCAGGCCTTGCTGTTTTGGCGGGAGGACAGCGATCAGCCGGAAACGATGGCGCGATTTTACGCCAAACACGGTTTGGATGAAGAATGGGTGAAGCAGATGCCCGATCACCTGCGCAATTTCCGTCGATGGGTGGAACCTCACCCGCAACCGACTTATATTGCCGGTGGAGAGACGGTTCGTTTGGGAAACAGGAGCTATGAAGTACTGCATACCCCCGGACATGCTGACGGCCACCTCAGTTTCTACGATCCGGAACGAGAATGGTTGATCGGCGGCGATTTTCTGCTTCCCAAAATTACACCCAACATCAGTCTGTGGCCCGGATGTGATCCCAATCCGTTGCGGTCGTATCTGACCACGTTGGACCGTATGAACGATCTGCCGGTGAAGAAAGTGTTCCCTTCTCACGGACCCGTATTTGATCATTACCGGAAACGAATCGAAGAGCTGAAAGCGCACCATGCCGCACGACTGAATGAAATGCTGGAATTTGTGAAAGAAGGTCCGAAAACAGCGAAAGAGGTGTGTGATTTTATCTTCGGCTCCAATCTGTCCATCCATAATCTCCGCTTTGCCCTGTCGGAAACCTTGGCCCATTTGGAATATCTGCGGGATGAAGGGATGCTGCAGTTGGCGGAGGAAAAAGGCCGGTTTTACTACATGCATGCTTGA
- a CDS encoding DUF2621 family protein gives MKWSDHARDLLNELVSPVPSLERAEVKRAIKEQVEELAGEAGHSGVNREEWVVCGYWLSAPVQVKRLTEGYLRNKGYGRYLVSPDSTPHLLQSLDRS, from the coding sequence ATGAAATGGTCCGATCATGCCAGAGATTTGCTCAATGAATTGGTCAGTCCCGTTCCCTCGCTGGAACGAGCCGAGGTCAAGCGTGCAATCAAAGAACAGGTGGAAGAACTGGCCGGAGAAGCGGGTCATTCGGGCGTGAACCGCGAGGAATGGGTGGTATGCGGTTATTGGTTGTCCGCTCCGGTCCAGGTCAAACGCCTCACGGAAGGGTATTTGAGAAATAAAGGATATGGTCGTTATCTTGTATCACCCGATTCCACTCCCCATCTTCTCCAGTCGCTCGATCGATCATAA